The stretch of DNA TTGGTTCAGTTCTCATCCTGGGGTTATCACGTGAACTGAATGCTATGACGGTAGGCGAAGAACAAGCCAGTAACCTGGGTATAAATGTCAATAGATCCCGATTACTGCTACTATTGGCAGCATCCCTCATAACTGCCATGGCTGTTTCTATGACAGGAACCATTGGATTTGTAGGTCTGATTGTACCTCATATCATGAGAATGTTTGTAGGGCCAGATCACCGCATTTTACTTCCTGCATCAATATTGGGAGGCGCCATATTCTTAATTTTAGCCGATACTGTGGCTAGAATAATTATCAGCCCTGCAGAAATGCCAGTAGGAATAATAACTTCTGCAATCGGAGCTCCGTTCTTTATATATTTACTGATATCTCGTAAAAAATCCATGGGGTGGTAAATTGAAACTATCAGTTCAAGGAATTGCGTTTGAATATGGTAGTTCTCAGGTTTTATCTGATGTCTCAATGGACATTTCTGAGGGAGAAATTGTAGGCATCCTTGGACCTAATGGATCTGGAAAAACCACACTGCTTAGATGCATAAACAAAGCGCTTTCTCCTAAATCCGGATCGATTTTGATCGGAGATAAAGATGTGAATGAGATGTCACGCAAAGAAATTGCGCTCAAGGTAGGCGTGGTCCCTCAGAGTGTAAACATGGGCTCACAATTTTCTGCATTGGATATCGTGATGATGGGGCGCATTCCAGCTTTAGAACGCTTTGAAAGCGAATCTGATTCAGATATTAACATAGTAAAGCATGCGATGGAGATGACAAATGTCACCCATCTCGCAAAACGCAGTATGGATAGTTTGAGCGGAGGAGAACGTCAACGTGTAATAATCGCAAGAGCCCTTGCTCAGATGCCTAAAAT from Candidatus Methanomassiliicoccus intestinalis Issoire-Mx1 encodes:
- a CDS encoding ABC transporter ATP-binding protein — translated: MKLSVQGIAFEYGSSQVLSDVSMDISEGEIVGILGPNGSGKTTLLRCINKALSPKSGSILIGDKDVNEMSRKEIALKVGVVPQSVNMGSQFSALDIVMMGRIPALERFESESDSDINIVKHAMEMTNVTHLAKRSMDSLSGGERQRVIIARALAQMPKILLLDEPTLHLDVNHQLEILEMIYSLSRSENLTVVMVTHDLSLAARYCDKLILMKKGKIQSSGPPEISLTSKSMRDVFSIEAELYFDERIQKYNVSMMSSLKEDI